The following proteins are encoded in a genomic region of Pelodictyon phaeoclathratiforme BU-1:
- the rlmN gene encoding 23S rRNA (adenine(2503)-C(2))-methyltransferase RlmN has protein sequence MSEQQQNITDLTLTELQQALSLLGEPAFRATQIHQWLFSHHAASFEEMTILSLALRKKLSESFSIHPLKRVEHQECFEEDCESPTEKILLELQDKSRVESVLIATENRRTACVSSQIGCPLQCPFCATGQMGFRRNLTAGEITGQIYALNELVGAKEPGKSLTNIVFMGMGEPLLNTGNVIEAIETLSTRNYRFCLSQKRITISTVGVIPEIQRLGKSGMKTKLAVSLHAADQQKRESLMPIASRQYPLKELGTALSEYTQSTGMPVTIVYLLLKGINDSLDDAKMLARFSKTFLCKINLIDYNSIINIKFKPVYSATRDMFQQYLINSGLHVTIRKSYGTTINAACGQLATASMQNPQ, from the coding sequence ATGAGCGAGCAACAGCAAAATATAACGGATCTGACCCTCACAGAACTCCAGCAGGCATTGAGTTTGCTTGGGGAACCAGCATTCAGGGCTACCCAGATACATCAATGGCTTTTCAGCCACCATGCAGCAAGTTTTGAGGAGATGACCATCCTGAGTCTCGCTTTGCGCAAAAAGCTTTCTGAAAGTTTTTCAATTCACCCGTTAAAGCGCGTTGAGCATCAGGAGTGCTTTGAAGAGGATTGCGAAAGTCCGACAGAAAAAATTCTGCTGGAACTGCAGGACAAAAGCAGGGTGGAAAGCGTCCTGATTGCAACGGAGAACCGAAGAACTGCCTGTGTTTCGTCACAGATTGGTTGCCCGCTGCAATGCCCCTTCTGTGCAACAGGACAAATGGGGTTCCGGCGTAATCTCACTGCTGGTGAAATTACTGGTCAAATCTACGCGCTTAACGAACTGGTCGGCGCAAAAGAGCCCGGCAAAAGCCTCACCAACATTGTCTTTATGGGAATGGGTGAACCGCTGTTGAACACTGGTAACGTTATAGAGGCTATCGAAACCCTCAGCACGAGAAATTACCGTTTTTGCCTGTCACAGAAACGAATAACCATTTCAACAGTTGGAGTAATCCCGGAAATCCAGCGACTTGGAAAATCGGGAATGAAAACAAAACTTGCAGTCTCGCTTCATGCTGCCGATCAACAGAAACGGGAATCACTCATGCCCATTGCTTCCCGGCAATACCCGCTCAAAGAACTGGGAACGGCACTGTCTGAATACACTCAGTCAACAGGAATGCCCGTCACCATTGTCTATCTGCTCCTCAAAGGGATCAACGACTCTCTGGATGATGCAAAAATGCTCGCACGATTTTCAAAAACCTTTTTATGCAAAATAAATTTGATTGATTACAATTCAATCATTAATATTAAATTCAAGCCTGTTTACAGTGCAACCCGAGACATGTTCCAGCAATACCTTATTAATTCAGGACTGCATGTCACGATCAGAAAAAGTTACGGCACAACCATTAATGCGGCATGCGGCCAACTGGCAACAGCCAGCATGCAGAACCCGCAATAA